A stretch of Portunus trituberculatus isolate SZX2019 chromosome 48, ASM1759143v1, whole genome shotgun sequence DNA encodes these proteins:
- the LOC123498551 gene encoding blastula protease 10-like isoform X1 — protein MAVLLPTFLVSFFLVQLLLQESTGAPGQPQNNMTYEYSNSSAAPVATVVMGDMLVSQDLYNVKFNSSFPFSRKGFAFQSYLWPEEGGIPVVPYVFQDTQYQSEIETGIRHWEKHTCLIFRKKEVVDANWLRFINGNGCWAFIGKQPELGSQDVSIDNNCQKLSIVVHEIGHAIGLFHEQMRSDRDEHVTINWQNIHEGMKINFEKEKQYEDNRGVPYDYTSIMHYSGKAFNKNDRTTIATKLPEYQGLLGRTEELTHRDKHIVNLMYGCIDKWQAQCPSAVVCEGEGYLGRDCTCVCPPGREGDRCELQKAEYYDQSMPACSKTITTEINFTSPNYPHNMPAGTWCVYKVEAPVGMVPEVIFHSFSFLSPSISSCIDFLEVRDSSPYEGGVYCRREIKKGQSFVGNSTNLYLYMDISSSGSQGFEAEVVFHNASHTFKPKPGGVKNLVPSTVLVLLALLAAQVYGKF, from the exons ATGGCTGTTCTCCTTCCAAcctttctcgtctctttctttctggtcCAG CTTTTGTTGCAGGAAAGCACCGGTGCCCCGGGACAACCTCAGAATAATATGACGTACGAGTACAGTAACAGCAGCGCGGCACCAGTTGCGACAGTTGTGATGGGAGACATGCTGGTATCTCAGGACCTCTACAATGTGAAATtcaactcttccttccctttctctcgtaAAGGCTTCGCCTTCCAAAGTTACCTGTGGCCTGAGGAAGGAGGGATACCCGTCGTTCCCTACGTGTTCCAGGACA cTCAGTACCAAAGTGAAATTGAAACCGGGATAAGACACTGGGAGAAACACACGTGTCTGATCTTCCGTAAAAAGGAAG TGGTGGATGCTAATTGGCTGAGGTTCATCAATGGCAATGGCTGCTGGGCGTTTATAGGAAAGCAGCCAGAGTTGGGAAGCCAAGACGTCTCCATTGACAACAACTGTCAAAAG CTTAGCATCGTGGTTCACGAGATCGGTCACGCCATCGGTCTCTTCCACGAGCAGATGAGGTCAGATCGGGACGAGCATGTGACTATTAATTGGCAGAATATTCACGAAGGCATGAAAATTAATtttgagaaggaaaaacagtacGAAGACAACCGAGGCGTCCCGTACGATTATACCTCCATCATGCACTACAGTGGGAAA gcCTTCAATAAGAACGACAGGACCACAATAGCGACTAAGCTTCCGGAGTACCAGGGACTCTTGGGCCGCACTGAGGAACTGACGCACCGAGATAAGCATATCGTCAACCTTATGTACGGCTGCatcg ACAAGTGGCAAGCACAGTGCCCGTCAGctgtggtgtgtgagggtgagggtTACCTGGGGCGTGACTGCACCTGTGTGTGTCCACCTGGCCGGGAAGGTGACAGGTGTGAGTTGCAGAAGGCAGAATATTACG ATCAATCTATGCCGGCGTGCAGCAAGACCATCACAACGGAAATCAACTTTACCTCGCCAAATTACCCTCACAATATGCCAGCAG GTACCTGGTGCGTGTACAAGGTGGAGGCGCCGGTGGGCATGGTGCCAGAGGTCATATTCCACTCCTTCAGCTTCTTGagtccttccatttcctcgtgCATTGATTTTTTGGAAGTGAGAGATTCAAGTCCATACGAGGGAGGAGT GTACTGCCGTCGTGAGATCAAGAAAGGACAGAGTTTCGTAGGCAATTCTACTAACTTATATCTGTATATGGATATTTCCTCCTCGGGGTCCCAGGGCTTCGAGGCAGAGGTGGTTTTTCACAATGCTAGCCACACATTCAAGCCTAAGCCTGGAGGTGTGAAGAACCTGGTGCCCTCCACTGTGCTGGTACTGCTAGCCTTATTGGCAGCTCAGGTGTATGGGAAGTTttag
- the LOC123498551 gene encoding blastula protease 10-like isoform X2: MAVLLPTFLVSFFLVQESTGAPGQPQNNMTYEYSNSSAAPVATVVMGDMLVSQDLYNVKFNSSFPFSRKGFAFQSYLWPEEGGIPVVPYVFQDTQYQSEIETGIRHWEKHTCLIFRKKEVVDANWLRFINGNGCWAFIGKQPELGSQDVSIDNNCQKLSIVVHEIGHAIGLFHEQMRSDRDEHVTINWQNIHEGMKINFEKEKQYEDNRGVPYDYTSIMHYSGKAFNKNDRTTIATKLPEYQGLLGRTEELTHRDKHIVNLMYGCIDKWQAQCPSAVVCEGEGYLGRDCTCVCPPGREGDRCELQKAEYYDQSMPACSKTITTEINFTSPNYPHNMPAGTWCVYKVEAPVGMVPEVIFHSFSFLSPSISSCIDFLEVRDSSPYEGGVYCRREIKKGQSFVGNSTNLYLYMDISSSGSQGFEAEVVFHNASHTFKPKPGGVKNLVPSTVLVLLALLAAQVYGKF; this comes from the exons ATGGCTGTTCTCCTTCCAAcctttctcgtctctttctttctggtcCAG GAAAGCACCGGTGCCCCGGGACAACCTCAGAATAATATGACGTACGAGTACAGTAACAGCAGCGCGGCACCAGTTGCGACAGTTGTGATGGGAGACATGCTGGTATCTCAGGACCTCTACAATGTGAAATtcaactcttccttccctttctctcgtaAAGGCTTCGCCTTCCAAAGTTACCTGTGGCCTGAGGAAGGAGGGATACCCGTCGTTCCCTACGTGTTCCAGGACA cTCAGTACCAAAGTGAAATTGAAACCGGGATAAGACACTGGGAGAAACACACGTGTCTGATCTTCCGTAAAAAGGAAG TGGTGGATGCTAATTGGCTGAGGTTCATCAATGGCAATGGCTGCTGGGCGTTTATAGGAAAGCAGCCAGAGTTGGGAAGCCAAGACGTCTCCATTGACAACAACTGTCAAAAG CTTAGCATCGTGGTTCACGAGATCGGTCACGCCATCGGTCTCTTCCACGAGCAGATGAGGTCAGATCGGGACGAGCATGTGACTATTAATTGGCAGAATATTCACGAAGGCATGAAAATTAATtttgagaaggaaaaacagtacGAAGACAACCGAGGCGTCCCGTACGATTATACCTCCATCATGCACTACAGTGGGAAA gcCTTCAATAAGAACGACAGGACCACAATAGCGACTAAGCTTCCGGAGTACCAGGGACTCTTGGGCCGCACTGAGGAACTGACGCACCGAGATAAGCATATCGTCAACCTTATGTACGGCTGCatcg ACAAGTGGCAAGCACAGTGCCCGTCAGctgtggtgtgtgagggtgagggtTACCTGGGGCGTGACTGCACCTGTGTGTGTCCACCTGGCCGGGAAGGTGACAGGTGTGAGTTGCAGAAGGCAGAATATTACG ATCAATCTATGCCGGCGTGCAGCAAGACCATCACAACGGAAATCAACTTTACCTCGCCAAATTACCCTCACAATATGCCAGCAG GTACCTGGTGCGTGTACAAGGTGGAGGCGCCGGTGGGCATGGTGCCAGAGGTCATATTCCACTCCTTCAGCTTCTTGagtccttccatttcctcgtgCATTGATTTTTTGGAAGTGAGAGATTCAAGTCCATACGAGGGAGGAGT GTACTGCCGTCGTGAGATCAAGAAAGGACAGAGTTTCGTAGGCAATTCTACTAACTTATATCTGTATATGGATATTTCCTCCTCGGGGTCCCAGGGCTTCGAGGCAGAGGTGGTTTTTCACAATGCTAGCCACACATTCAAGCCTAAGCCTGGAGGTGTGAAGAACCTGGTGCCCTCCACTGTGCTGGTACTGCTAGCCTTATTGGCAGCTCAGGTGTATGGGAAGTTttag